A genomic segment from Glycine soja cultivar W05 chromosome 18, ASM419377v2, whole genome shotgun sequence encodes:
- the LOC114395713 gene encoding uncharacterized protein LOC114395713, with amino-acid sequence MRLPFYPPNQTQFSNHTPLSLAKNSFFFFRGYTAAIHGTTRSETRLPAEHCGLSLLLRRPQLRRAVRHHRHRPWLNLRLRRLLLLLRKPHSHRPLPHLRRRRSVFRQELAPLRRTLRRYLPGPHRRGLPLPELPRSLLRHSGEDVLALKEVGVVDSVGIFKKPSPPMILHGDARRHPFSGDAFDFEFSCNGGLEQSPRSAEFAAEICRTLRPGGFAAVHVAVRDAYSFESFLELFDCFELIRTGEINSVDSSPVLEILMKKKNKNPNFEIKTLNINNVVNKCYV; translated from the coding sequence ATGAGGTTGCCGTTTTACCCTCCAAACCAGACTCAATTTTCAAACCATACCCCTCTCTCACTCGCTAAgaactctttcttcttcttccgtgGTTACACCGCAGCAATCCATGGAACCACCCGCAGCGAAACACGGCTCCCTGCGGAACATTGTGGTTTGTCTCTTCTCCTTCGCCGTCCTCAACTTCGCCGCGCGGTTCGCCATCATCGTCACCGTCCGTGGCTGAACCTACGACTCCGCCGACTTCTGCTTCTTCTCCGAAAACCTCACTCTCACCGCCCCCTCCCGCATCTCCGACGCCGGAGATCCGTTTTCCGGCAAGAACTGGCGCCGCTCCGTCGAACACTACGCCGCTATCTTCCAGGACCTCATCGCCGAGGGCTTCCTCTCCCCGAACTCCCGCGCTCCCTGCTTCGACACTCCGGCGAGGACGTCCTCGCGCTGAAAGAGGTCGGCGTCGTCGACTCTGTCGGAATCTTCAAGAAACCGTCGCCGCCGATGATCCTCCACGGCGACGCTCGCCGGCATCCGTTCTCCGGCGATGCATTCGACTTCGAGTTCTCCTGCAACGGCGGCCTGGAGCAGTCCCCGCGGTCGGCGGAGTTCGCCGCCGAGATCTGCCGCACGCTGCGTCCCGGCGGCTTCGCGGCGGTCCACGTGGCGGTGAGAGACGCTTACAGCTTCGAATCTTTCCTTGAACTGTTCGATTGCTTTGAATTGATCAGAACTGGAGAAATCAACAGTGTTGATTCATCTCCGGTTCTTGAAATtttgatgaagaagaaaaacaaaaaccctAATTTCGAAATCAAAACCCTAAATATTAACAATGTCGTGAATAAGTGCTACGTCTGA